In Deinococcus aestuarii, the following proteins share a genomic window:
- a CDS encoding S9 family peptidase yields the protein MTHSPVPCPESLLALVFPSDPQVGADGQSVFFVLSRVEEEDPARPEPDFPKPRYRSHIWRSEGGEARPLTRGEGRDTSPRPSPDGRTLAFVREERGGKGQLFLLPLDGGEARRVTRFRGPVTDVTWSPDGRLLAFLSLGDDEDKRDERGEARVITRPRYRFNGRDWLPERPARLWLYDVAADRLREWHAPEVEVTSYAWWPDSRGVLLVSSETEDAAAQWRQEAYTLLLDGTRTRLTRWNSAIVSATPHPDGERFVLVGRPEGKGSPEDAHLFLVEGDGSWRRLDEGWDRPVGNLVGGDCHVGAFPERPVWLDAETLLFPSTVGGSCGLFRLSLDGTVTPHDHREDGVISAFTARGGGVALIRERADRFPEVELNGVQVTDLHVRLPFPARAHTRVCFTNDLGEGEGWVLLPEGEGRVPALLSIHGGPHTAYGHGFTHEFQLLAARGYGVCYGNPRGSVGYGQAWSSDIHGRWGSVDMDDLLAFFDVCLTTFPRLDGTRAGVMGGSYGGYMTNWITAHTTHFRAAITDRSICNLISFGGTSDIGMRFWDDELGLNFHRQEDALRLWEMSPLKYVEHVRTPTLIVHSVLDHRCPVEQAEQWYAALRLHGVPVRFVRFPGEDHELSRSGRPDRRMGRLEEYLGWLDGHLLAEQVEQEGRPFGFGHQTSHS from the coding sequence ATGACCCACAGCCCGGTGCCCTGCCCCGAGAGCCTCCTCGCCCTCGTCTTCCCCTCCGACCCGCAGGTGGGCGCGGACGGGCAGAGCGTTTTCTTTGTCCTCTCCCGCGTCGAGGAGGAGGACCCGGCGCGGCCCGAACCCGACTTCCCCAAACCCCGCTACCGCTCGCACATCTGGCGGTCGGAGGGGGGCGAGGCCCGGCCGCTCACGCGCGGGGAGGGCCGGGACACGTCGCCGCGCCCGTCGCCGGACGGGAGGACGCTCGCCTTCGTGCGCGAGGAGCGCGGCGGGAAGGGTCAGCTCTTCCTGCTGCCTCTCGACGGCGGGGAGGCCCGGCGCGTCACGAGGTTCAGGGGCCCGGTGACGGACGTGACGTGGAGCCCCGACGGACGCCTTCTCGCCTTCCTGAGCCTTGGCGACGACGAGGACAAGCGCGACGAGCGCGGGGAGGCCCGCGTGATCACCCGGCCCCGCTACCGCTTCAACGGGCGCGACTGGCTACCCGAGCGGCCCGCCCGGCTGTGGCTCTACGACGTGGCGGCGGACAGGCTGCGCGAGTGGCACGCCCCGGAGGTCGAGGTCACGTCCTACGCCTGGTGGCCCGACTCGCGCGGCGTGCTCCTCGTCTCCAGCGAGACTGAGGACGCTGCGGCGCAGTGGCGGCAGGAGGCGTACACCCTCCTTCTGGACGGCACCCGCACCCGCCTCACCCGCTGGAACTCCGCCATCGTCTCGGCCACGCCGCACCCGGACGGCGAACGCTTCGTCCTGGTGGGCCGCCCCGAGGGCAAGGGCTCGCCCGAGGACGCCCACCTCTTCCTGGTCGAGGGGGACGGCTCGTGGCGGCGGCTGGACGAGGGGTGGGACCGCCCGGTCGGGAATCTGGTGGGCGGCGACTGCCACGTCGGCGCCTTTCCCGAGCGCCCGGTGTGGCTGGACGCGGAGACGCTGCTCTTCCCCAGTACCGTCGGCGGCTCGTGCGGCCTCTTCCGCCTCAGCCTGGACGGGACGGTCACGCCCCACGACCACCGCGAGGACGGGGTGATCTCCGCCTTCACGGCGCGGGGGGGCGGCGTGGCCCTGATCCGCGAGCGGGCCGACCGCTTCCCCGAGGTGGAGCTGAACGGCGTGCAGGTGACCGACCTCCACGTCCGCCTCCCCTTCCCGGCCCGGGCCCATACGCGCGTCTGCTTCACGAACGACCTCGGCGAGGGCGAGGGGTGGGTGCTGCTGCCGGAGGGGGAGGGCCGCGTGCCCGCCCTGCTGAGCATCCACGGGGGGCCGCACACGGCCTACGGGCACGGCTTCACGCACGAGTTCCAGCTCCTCGCGGCGCGGGGGTACGGGGTGTGCTACGGCAACCCGCGCGGCAGCGTCGGGTACGGGCAGGCGTGGTCCTCGGACATCCACGGGCGCTGGGGCAGCGTGGACATGGACGACCTGCTCGCCTTCTTCGACGTGTGCCTGACGACCTTTCCCCGGCTCGACGGCACGCGGGCGGGCGTGATGGGCGGCAGCTACGGCGGCTACATGACGAACTGGATCACGGCGCACACGACCCACTTCCGCGCGGCGATCACCGACCGGAGCATCTGCAACCTGATCTCCTTCGGCGGCACCAGTGATATCGGGATGCGCTTCTGGGACGACGAACTCGGCCTGAACTTCCACCGTCAGGAAGACGCACTCCGGCTGTGGGAGATGAGCCCGCTGAAGTACGTCGAGCACGTCCGCACCCCCACCCTGATCGTCCACTCGGTCCTCGACCACCGCTGCCCGGTCGAGCAGGCCGAGCAGTGGTACGCCGCCCTGCGCCTGCACGGCGTCCCGGTGCGCTTCGTCCGCTTCCCCGGCGAGGACCACGAACTCTCGCGCTCGGGGAGGCCGGACCGGCGAATGGGGCGGCTGGAGGAGTACCTGGGCTGGCTGGACGGGCATCTGTTGGCGGAACAGGTGGAACAAGAGGGGCGGCCCTTCGGCTTCGGTCACCAGACGTCGCACTCGTAG
- a CDS encoding M20 family metallopeptidase, translated as MAHMPPDLPAMIADLRALVEIESPSTDPAAVARVMDVVEARARELSGVPEALPGGTRAFSFGMGGEERPLLVLTHADTVWPHGTLETMPFRVEGERLFGPGTYDMKAGIVGVLHALAALEGRWPRGGVRLLLTPDEEVGSAASRPHIEAAARGARAVFVVEPPVADSHALKIGRKGVGSFALTFHGVASHAGNKPQEGASAITEAARAVLEVQALARPEIGTTVSVGRMRGGSAVNVIPAEATLEIDLRASTVAEGERVTGAIRALTPADPHVRLTVTGGLNRPPFEPGPGTLALFTQAQTIARDLGFEIGGEVVGGGSDGNFTAPLCPTLDGLGAPGDGAHAAHEHVRLDRWPDHVRLLTRLLREV; from the coding sequence ATGGCGCACATGCCCCCCGACCTGCCCGCCATGATCGCCGACCTGCGCGCCCTGGTGGAGATCGAGTCCCCCTCCACCGACCCCGCCGCCGTGGCCCGCGTGATGGACGTGGTGGAGGCCCGCGCCCGCGAGCTGAGCGGCGTCCCCGAGGCGCTCCCCGGCGGCACCCGGGCCTTTTCCTTCGGCATGGGGGGGGAGGAGCGGCCCCTGCTCGTCCTGACCCACGCCGATACCGTCTGGCCGCACGGCACGCTGGAGACGATGCCCTTCCGGGTGGAGGGCGAGCGCCTCTTCGGCCCCGGCACCTACGACATGAAGGCCGGGATCGTCGGCGTACTGCACGCGCTGGCGGCCCTGGAGGGGCGCTGGCCCCGGGGCGGCGTGCGCCTGCTCCTCACCCCCGACGAGGAGGTGGGCAGCGCGGCGAGCCGTCCCCACATCGAGGCCGCCGCCCGGGGGGCCCGCGCCGTGTTCGTGGTCGAGCCGCCCGTGGCCGACTCCCACGCCCTCAAGATCGGGCGCAAGGGGGTGGGCTCGTTCGCGCTGACCTTCCACGGGGTCGCCAGCCACGCAGGCAACAAGCCGCAGGAGGGGGCGAGTGCGATCACCGAGGCCGCCCGCGCGGTGCTGGAGGTCCAGGCCCTCGCCCGCCCGGAGATCGGCACGACCGTCAGCGTGGGGCGGATGCGGGGTGGGAGCGCCGTGAACGTGATCCCCGCCGAGGCCACCCTGGAGATCGACCTGCGCGCCTCCACGGTGGCGGAGGGCGAGCGCGTCACCGGGGCGATCCGCGCCCTGACCCCCGCCGACCCCCACGTCCGGCTCACCGTCACAGGTGGGCTGAACCGGCCCCCCTTCGAGCCGGGTCCAGGGACGCTCGCCCTGTTCACGCAGGCGCAGACCATCGCCCGTGACCTCGGCTTCGAGATCGGGGGAGAGGTCGTGGGTGGCGGCAGCGACGGCAACTTCACCGCGCCGCTGTGCCCCACCCTCGACGGTCTGGGGGCTCCCGGCGACGGGGCACACGCGGCCCACGAACATGTGCGGCTCGACCGCTGGCCGGACCACGTGCGGCTGCTGACCCGCCTCTTGCGGGAGGTGTAG
- a CDS encoding phosphotransferase family protein produces MPRGEWGEATIRAAVLNLGYAVRKVERLPGASGNPSWRVETAAGTFAVRLYPRSEAGTAHGLARLAEALRAGAYPVPRVGAVGVTGEHAVLVQEWAPGVPVAAALEETPGRAYDLGLAVGETHARLHALPVPAEAHAALRRLDGPTGVPASPAWLHLDYHPLNVLVEGGAVSAVLDWENVALGDARLDVARTLSILSADPAVWAISGARRRVLLSFRCGYLEGYAQAGGRLDGLPPFLAWAGEFMRRDLRGRFADERLRHVTRWTRAWAFRS; encoded by the coding sequence GTGCCCCGTGGTGAGTGGGGGGAGGCGACGATCCGCGCTGCGGTTCTGAACCTCGGGTACGCCGTCCGGAAGGTGGAGCGGCTGCCGGGTGCGTCGGGCAATCCGAGCTGGCGGGTGGAGACGGCGGCGGGGACGTTCGCGGTGCGGCTGTATCCGCGTTCGGAGGCCGGGACGGCCCACGGCCTCGCGCGGCTGGCGGAGGCTTTGCGGGCGGGCGCTTACCCGGTGCCGCGTGTCGGAGCGGTGGGCGTGACGGGGGAACACGCGGTCCTCGTGCAGGAGTGGGCGCCGGGGGTGCCGGTCGCGGCAGCGTTGGAGGAGACGCCCGGGCGTGCCTATGACCTCGGCCTCGCGGTCGGGGAGACGCACGCGCGGCTGCACGCCCTGCCCGTCCCCGCCGAGGCGCACGCGGCCCTGCGGAGGCTGGACGGACCCACCGGAGTTCCCGCCTCCCCCGCCTGGCTCCACCTCGACTACCACCCGCTCAACGTGCTCGTGGAGGGCGGCGCGGTGAGTGCCGTCCTCGACTGGGAGAACGTGGCCCTCGGCGACGCGCGGCTCGACGTGGCCCGCACGCTGAGCATCCTGAGCGCCGATCCAGCGGTGTGGGCGATCTCCGGGGCGCGGCGGCGGGTGCTCCTCTCTTTCCGGTGCGGCTATCTGGAGGGATACGCCCAGGCCGGAGGGCGGCTCGACGGCCTGCCCCCCTTCCTGGCCTGGGCGGGCGAGTTCATGCGCCGGGACCTGCGGGGCCGCTTCGCCGACGAGCGGTTGAGGCACGTCACGCGCTGGACGCGGGCCTGGGCTTTCAGAAGCTGA
- a CDS encoding PIG-L deacetylase family protein — protein sequence MSERLRLLLIVPHPDDEVYGASGTLMEWLEEGHPCGLVTLTRGEAGRTLGLCDGPEELARMREAELRACLDVIGLTVHEQHTFPDKSLREQPFEPLVEVAREAMLRHRPETVLTFPPNGSNGHPDHVTTHRAVRAAWESLPEGERPRLWYYANPVPPENEELRALWLAPNVRRDVGRLIARKLQAIACHRTQALSTVDFLRKFPGRITEETFHEVGG from the coding sequence ATGAGCGAGCGGCTGAGACTCCTTCTGATCGTGCCCCACCCCGACGACGAGGTGTACGGCGCCTCGGGCACCCTGATGGAATGGCTGGAAGAGGGCCACCCCTGCGGCCTCGTCACCCTCACGCGCGGGGAGGCGGGGCGCACCCTCGGCCTGTGCGACGGCCCCGAGGAACTCGCCCGGATGCGGGAGGCGGAACTGCGCGCCTGCCTCGACGTGATCGGCCTGACCGTCCACGAGCAGCACACCTTCCCCGACAAATCCCTCCGGGAGCAGCCCTTCGAGCCGCTCGTGGAGGTGGCGCGGGAGGCCATGCTCCGCCACCGCCCCGAGACCGTCCTCACCTTCCCGCCCAACGGCAGCAACGGGCACCCCGACCACGTGACCACCCACCGGGCCGTGCGCGCCGCGTGGGAGAGCCTGCCGGAAGGCGAGCGGCCCCGCCTGTGGTACTACGCCAACCCCGTTCCGCCCGAGAACGAGGAGTTGCGCGCCCTGTGGCTCGCCCCCAACGTGCGCCGGGACGTGGGCCGATTGATCGCCCGCAAGCTCCAGGCCATCGCCTGCCACCGCACCCAGGCGCTGAGCACGGTGGATTTCCTGCGGAAGTTCCCGGGGCGGATCACGGAGGAGACGTTTCACGAGGTCGGTGGCTAG